The genomic region AAGTGTTTAACCACATCGGTTAATAAGTCTTATGAGCCATAcgctaaaaatttttctaaaaataaaaaatagtttaaaaaaactaaaaaacacgcttttattgctaatcgaactaaaaagtagaaaatacattttaatgacaaagggacctataatgaagtaatagcaaatcgaacgatcagtcatagtcaactacctgaGAACAgagttataacaaaaattaagatacaaatagagtaattcaaattagagttaaaagcgtggttcactttcataacattctgtacataggtatattagttgccaatagaatgattgtaatatttactatatcaagcatcccacgcttttaactctaatttgaattactctatttgtatcttaatttttgttataattctgttctgaggtagttgactatgactgatcgttcgatttgctactacttcattataggtccctttgtcattaaaatttattttctactttttagttcgattagcaataaaaccgtgttttttagttttttttaactattttttattcttaatttctcCCGATCTAAAGCATACAAAAGGAATGTAatgatgcaattttgttttaagtctaaTTATTTAACAGtctaacaaatgtaaaaaaaaattattttcagtagttactttaaaagttattcacgaaaaaccaaaaaaatgcccTGAACAAAAAGTGTAAATACGTTATATTAGGACACTtattttgctcttcttttctGCGAATACTTAACTGTAAAGtaccgtttattttattttgtggttctacttttcattcttcttaaaatttatagcattttgtcTTTTGTGTACGATCGGAAAAATGTCGCTCCGCAAAGAAATCTCTACTGATTTGAGAAAATTAGTTGTTGAGTACAGAAGTAATAAGACATCCTTTGGTTAAATAgctgatttattgcatttaagcaAGTCTACGGTACAAACTgtttgtaaaaactttgaaacaaccAATTCTCTGGAGATTAAGCCGCGTAGTGGCCGGTCCAAGAAGCTCAACCGGAGAGATGTATTCTTTATTCGCAAAGCAGTGAATTAGAATCCGAAAATACATGCTACTGATTTGGCCCAGGAGGTAGCCGAGAGGTATCAAATTGTTGTCCACCCTTAATAATGAAGGTAACATCTGCAGAACTCCtcgcaagaagccccttataagcgagaaaaactgaaagctTCGTATGGAGTTTGCAAAAAAGTACCTTATAAGGGAATAGAATTttggaaactagttttattcactGATAAGTCCAAATACAACATATTTCGATACGACGGCAAAgccaaagtttggagaaaaccaaacactgTCATGGATCCTAGGAATCTGATTCCGACTGTAAAGCATGGTGGTGGCAGTGTCATGGTTTGGGAGCAGTTGCAGCCACAGGAGCTGGAAACCTCGTTTTCATTGAAGGAAATATGGATCGCTTCTAATACAAGcacattttggaacaaaacctgATGCCATCCGTGGACAAACGAGACCTAGGCTCGagctggatcttccagcaagataatgACCTGAAGCATTCTGAAGGACTAGCTgctgtattacattttataataagtaataagaggacaaaacgttcctggacacacgcttttttctgtaaaatgaatccctatttaataatatttgacaaaaattttattagaattatgtttacagacctgttttctttcccggcatccatttcatttagtttttattttgctgtttctccttacattcgtaataataattatcgataacacagaaaacacagggttgtatgccaaaaaatatcgttattatctaggattattttataatctcagattttggaagacaaattttgtatgggaaatcgcgctttttaattacagatttcgagttaagcgcgaaaaagtagatcatttacttatgtatatgtgaacgtattataagacaCATTTAGTAGAAACGGTAGATGTTGGGGTTAAATACGCATAAAAGACggatttcattagaaataaagatttttcattttacaaccaaattcaccttactttttgcccacaggtaaaaaaagaaaatattaatcctggcaatcctaataaggataatggaaaacttttatcaaattattgcattgtcatcggtccttgataggtgtgcaaaatttcaagtcgatcagatttttagaagccagtgaaaattaagctcaaagattccgttacatacatacatacatacatacatacatacaacccgagctaataaaagtgtgttaataatataattcaTAATCATTCATGCGAGGCCGCTATGGGAACAACACAAATTGACTTTAAGAAAGAATTTGGGACCAGAGAAACAATATTTAGCCTTCAAATGTTTACACAAAAATCACAGGACGTCAATCAAGATATCTGCAAATGTTTCATAGACTACGAGAAAGCCGCTTATTTCGGACACATAACAAGGGGTGACAAACACGATCTATTAAAACTGCTGATAcaaggaaaaattgaaggaCAAAGAGGAATTGGTAAGAAGAAAATGACGTGGTTatacaacatcaaggagtggaCAAGTCTCAAAACAATAGGCGAACTAACAATGGCAGCGAGAAACATacgcaaatatgtatataatatgacCTGGCAACCGTAGGGCTAAGATCAAAATAACGTTTGTATGTAATCGCGAACAGCCAGCATGGATACGCCGATTAAGAAGAAGTTAAATTGCAAGAGTTGTCCGCAAAGTGCCTATTTTAGTGGCCACGCAAAATTACACTTTATGACAATAACCGAATCTGTGCAACCAGTAACCCAACTTAGTGTAACGGGTCTTTTCAATTCACAACGAAGCAGTAAATTTGTGAAAAGCGCAATTtctataataaaagaataaataataggCGCTTTGGCGCCTATTTATGGAGTGCGTCTTgaggttgttccacaaatggagggacctacagttttaagtcgacttcgaacggctcatttttgtatgaggagcttcttcataacagaaatacactcggagatttgtcattgcctgccgaggggcgaccgctattagaaaactttttctataattttggtgttttatgcacggagtttcgaacctacgcatttacggatggcagtcacgcacccacCCATTCTTCTGCGGCGGCCGAATGTAGTTTTAATTATTCCAAGCGGCACAAGGAAATCGGTAAATAAAGGCAGCGGAATTATTTTAACACATTGACGCCCGAGAACGAGATTTCCCGTTTTCATTACACTCGTTGGTGACCGGGAACGATATTCCTCCCAAAGTAATTTGCAAGTTTAAAATCTGCGGTCATATAGTAAATTTCAGCAATACATTAGCGGGCGGCAATGTGTCAATGGTCAGatgtctacatacatacataccacttCAACGACTACAAATGGTAAAATCTTTCTgttaacaattaaataaataccttgaattgattttttttagaaattattttctttattttttataagttagtttcgttaatgaaaattttctaatcacaaatataaaaattcagacaTTTGTTACCtcctttttaccaaaaaaaagagtgataaatttaatttatcttaaaTATTGAGGTGAATCAGCTGTTAccaagtaaaatatttgaagcaAATTTTTGTCTAAATTTCCAATACGAAACCAAAAAAGAACTAATGTTGTTGCTGTATACACAAGTTTATTTTCCTGTAAACACAGCAATGTTATGGCGAATAGCTGACCCTTAAGAAGGAAGTTTGTGCTACCGCATGAATTCATATTATAAGAGGAATAATATGAGGGCTTAGCAGTGCGCGCGTTCGGcatgttttaagaaaatataaaacaaatataacacCAACACTGCACAACACTGCGTCGCGTTTGAATCATACCGATGGTGATGGGAAGAACTTTAGAGTACTATTCAGACTTAAAAATAACTTGTATTTATCGAAAACTAATAATTCTCAATTAACGCACATAAAAGggcaaaacaatattaaaaataaaaaataatgattacaAAATGATTGTAAGGCGATTATGCGTGTTCATTTGAGGTGATTGTTTTGCTGTTGTTACTGTGTTCGGATCACAGTCTTAGTCTAATCGTCACCAGCGGTACGTTTCACCTTTCGCTGCTTTGGGCTTTGGCCTTGCTTTGGGCTGCTCTGTTTACCTGGCTTTGGAGAGGTCTTTGAGGTTTTTGATTTTGGCGGTGATTGTTCTGTGAAAGCAATGAATATATTAGATATTTTAAAACTCAAAGCAGTAACAAACTCTATATAACTTACGCAGCACTCGCAATGTTTCTTGTGGCAGCCATTCATATTCGATGTTGCTGTTATTAGAGGTGCCAGTTTCGATTGTCTTTTTAGCAGCAGCACGCTTCCTCTTACCAGATGAGCCTAAGAGGTATTGTTGGCCGATAACCAGCAACAGTACAACAATACCAGCCAGCAGGACATACAAGAAGAAAGTTTCACCATCCAAGCCTTCATCTATTTCGGAAATCATGACGGTTTCATTGAAAACGGCTTCACTGAATTGGGCACCTGCGGCATCACGATAATTCAAAGCAATATTCAAACCGAATGGTCGACCAGCGAATGTGTCTGATGGCATGAACGAATACGAAACTGTGGCTTCTAAACCAGGTTGCACTTCACGATTGTATGCAACAGCTGAGAAGTTCTGTATGTGGTAGTTGAAATCCATGGGATAACGGAATGAAGCCTCGACAGTTTCAATGACAAAATCAGTTTTGCCTTTGTTTGTGAAACCAATTAAGAATTCAACGGGTTTGCCACCAGGTAAATCCAATTGTTGTCCAGCTGTATACAAAGGTTTTGTAAAAAGCAAATAGGTGTCAGCATAAGGGGAAGTGGTCGTTGTAGAATCAGAGTCTTCTTCAGTTTCGGCGTCTTCGCCGGTAACGGCACCATCTTCACCCTCCACATCTACGAGGTCGTCCTCTGCTGAACCATCAGCATATGCAGCGAATTTGTGTTCTGAGgaaacaaaaatgattacatGAATGTCGTATAGTTTGAAAAGTTGTGTATTTTCCAAATCACTTTTTACGCTAGGATGTCGTCACACAAAACACTAATTataaaaaagctaatttaaaacaaaacagttGAGCCGTGATTTCATTGCCAAACCTTGCAATGCATGTCGTCTAGCAATCATCTGCTGCCACGTCGATGGCTTCCCCCACTGCCCAATGCCCGACGAATACATATtcaattttcacgatttttgaaTTATACTTACGCGCATTGAAAGTGCAAATCAGTGCTGGCAGCACCAGCAACAGGATTATTAAGTTGAGTTTCATATTTATGCGTTTTTTCCTAGCAAAACTCGAGTCGAAAGTTCTCACCAGAAAAGATGCGGCAAACACGGCTAGTTAATACGTTTGACAGAAAGAAAATGTTTAGCTGCGAAACAATGAACCAAACGAACAACGACGATCAACACACGAAAAACATCGGCCAGCTTTCACTTGTCAAAATGAAAAAGTCTACGGAGCTGTTACGTGGAGCGCAATTTTCACAAAAGTCTACACGAAATTATGACACTGGAGAATTGTTTGGAAACTTTCCGAAAATAGTAataccatatttttatttatttgactgACATTGTAGTTACCCTTCAAGGCGCCTACGATTAGCTGAGCAATTATCTGACTTCTAGGGCAGagaaaaatgtacatacaatcaaaacatatttaaaaagggtGATTGAATTTGAGAGTGCTCTCGTAAGACACAGGCTTACAAGATGTGTACAacaatacactcggaagtttgcctttgcctgcggaggggcgaccgctcttagaaacaactttttatcGCTTAGTGTTTCcgaatgtttttaaaatagctACCCTCCCTTGTAGTCAcgcgaacccattcggctacggcgatatAAATTAGAGACGTATTTCTTATTCTGTATGGGAGACTTAGccaatataattaaattattactttGGAGAATCTCTATTTGCTCTATATTGAACTAGAGGCATAGTcggtttttccaaaaaaaaatgtgtgagctTGTTCCCAATAGACTCACATTAGGTCTCATATATTCCCTATTTCTCCGCTCGCTATATTTATGCCCgattaacttaacgaaaaatttgcatgcgaaagcaacaacaaagttatcgagtaataTTCGCCGCTAACGAGTATGGTACACGTACAAACGCATTTCATTTAAGACAAATACTATATATTTCCGcatcatttataccagttgcttcatctatttgccacttgctaacgcttggcgaaaagaagaggcccattttaact from Anastrepha obliqua isolate idAnaObli1 chromosome 2, idAnaObli1_1.0, whole genome shotgun sequence harbors:
- the LOC129238802 gene encoding translocon-associated protein subunit alpha produces the protein MKLNLIILLLVLPALICTFNAQHKFAAYADGSAEDDLVDVEGEDGAVTGEDAETEEDSDSTTTTSPYADTYLLFTKPLYTAGQQLDLPGGKPVEFLIGFTNKGKTDFVIETVEASFRYPMDFNYHIQNFSAVAYNREVQPGLEATVSYSFMPSDTFAGRPFGLNIALNYRDAAGAQFSEAVFNETVMISEIDEGLDGETFFLYVLLAGIVVLLLVIGQQYLLGSSGKRKRAAAKKTIETGTSNNSNIEYEWLPQETLRVLQQSPPKSKTSKTSPKPGKQSSPKQGQSPKQRKVKRTAGDD